AAAACGGTTGCGCTAAGCCGCCTGAATCTAGCACAGGCTTGTGAAGGTTGACAAGTCGCGGGCGGATCGTCCGGGAGTCTGAACAGAACTCATTACCACATCAGCCGAAAGAGTCGCCCCTCACAACCGAGCGAGTCGTCCCTGACGAGGACGTCTCGGCCTTGACAAGCTTTGACGGGCTCTCCTATTGTGCTGCCTGACATAGCCTCCGGTCAAAGGGAAGAGGGTGCAAATCCCTCGCGGTCCCGCCGCTGTAAATGGGGACGAAACCTGCGGTTGCCACTGGCGCAAGGTCTGTTACCTGCCGCTGTTGAAGGAGGAGGCAGCGATGACGGAAACGGCGCCGGGAAGGTGCGGGGACTAGGGTGAACCATGAGCCAGAAGACCTGGCTGGAGGAGTGACCGATGTTCCTTCGAGGGCTGGGGAACAGGTGAGGATGAAGAGGCGGGGGCAATCCTCAAGGTCTTGTAGAAAGGCCTTGAGGATTTTTTGTGTCGGCACGTCGTGGCGGAGGCCGAATCCTTCGTGGTTTCGGTTTTGGCGAACGATAGGCCTGTCGGTTGTCCTCGCGGTGAGTCTGGAGGAGACAGGCCTTGCCAACACCCAGGGAGAGTTGTCAGGCATGAAGCGACGGCCGCAAGGAATTTTAACCGGTATGCCGTTCATGACGCATGTCTCGTCACGGTCTTTCGTTGACGATGCGGGCAGGAAGTTTCACCTTGCCTCTTCTCCCCGTCGGCTTGTTTCGTTGGCTCCCAGTATCACGGAAATGTTGTTTGCGATCGGAGCCGGAGACCTGGTGGTTGGGGTGACGCCGTTCTGCGACTTTCCGCCCGAGGCGGCGCGTAAGCCCAAGGTCGGCTACGGGAGCCCCAATGTGGAATCGCTCGTCGCCTTGCAACCGGATTTGGTCCTGGCTCCGCAGGAATTTGTGAAACCTGATCTCGTTGCCACGCTCGATCATCTGCGCATTCCCATTTTCTTCCTGGCCGGTCGGACCGTGGACGGCGTGCTCACGCAGATTCAGACGCTCGGGCGGATGGTCAATCGGGAGGCCGAGGCAGCCGCGCTGGTGATGGAACTGCGCCAGCGGATCACCGCCGTCAAGCAGCGGGTGCAGGGACAGCCGCCGGTGCGAGTGCTCTATGTTTTGAACAGCGAACCCCTGATCACCGTGGGACCGGGGAGTTTCATCGATCAACTGATCGGCTTGGCCGGGGGGCTCAATGCGGCGGCCAAGAGCATCATGCCCTATCCACGACTCAGTATTGAAACGGTATTACTTGAAGACCCAGAGGTGCTGCTCTTTCCCGTTGGACCACATGCGGAAATTCCAGATGACCAACGGCGGGCCTGGCAGCGGTGGACCGGCTTGTCCGCCATCAAGCACCAGCGGCTACACCCCATATCCGGTGACCTGCTGAATCGGCCCGGTCCCCGAATCGTGGAGGGCCTTGAACGACTGGCGGAGATTCTCCATCCGCCTGCCTCGGCTCCTTCTGAACCTCCTGAACCTCGTTCAAGCGGAGGATCGTAAGGGATGCCAAGGGTATCGGAGATATCGGAGATATCGGATAGCCAGGCGGCCTCGGTGTCTTCCGTGACGGTTCAATCGCAGAAGGCACAAGCCTCCGTCTCGCCAAGGGGCTTGGCGGAGTTCGAGTGGCTCACAGCCGGCGCCGTGGTGACCGTCCGCCGCCGCCGGCTGGTGTTGGCCGGAATGGTGGTGGTCGCCGCCCTTGTCATCATCGCCTGCACCGGATGGGGAGCGACTGACCTTGGCGGCGGCGAGGTGCTACGGGCTTGGTGGAGGCTGGTGACGGCCGGCCGTCTCGATGAGACCGGAGGTCCGGTGGGAGTCATTCTGTTCCAGGTCCGGTTGCCGCGGGTTCTGATGGGCTTTCTGATCGGCTGTGCCTTGGCGGCGGCCGGAACCACCTTGCAAGCGTTGCTGCGCAATCCACTGGCCGATCCCTATGTGCTCGGAGTTTCCAGTGGAGCGGCGTTGGGCATCACGCTGGCGACCTTGCTGGCCAGCACGTCCATCTTGACGCAAGCACCGGTGGTGCCGGTATGGGGATTCGCGGGAGGACTCATCGCATTGGTGGTGATCTACCGGATGGCCCAATGTCACGGCCGATTGCCGATTCATGGTCTGTTGCTCGCCGGGGTGGTGCTCAATGCCGTGCTCACAGCCCTCATGATGTTTATCACGTCGATCATGGAGCCGGTCCGTTCCGCCGGTCTGATCGCTTGGCTGATGGGATCGGTCACCGTTCGGGAATGGGGTGAGTTGCTCGGAATCGCCGCTTATGTCTTGATCGGCACGGTGTGGTTGTGGTCTTACGCGCCGGTCTTGAACCTGCTCACGCAGGGGGAGGAGACGGCGAGGTCGTTGGGCATCGACGTTGAACGGACGAAGAAACGTCTGTACGTCGTGACAGCCTTGCTGGTCGGCGCGGTCGTCTCCGTGAGCGGCATGATCGGGTTCGTGGGGATGGTCGTGCCCCATGTGGTTCGCATGGCGATCGGGGCGGACCATCGACTGGTGCTGCCGGCTGCGGCCCTTGTGGGCGGCATGTTCTTGATCGTCTCCGACATGGTCGCCCGCACGGTCCTTGCTCCATCAGAGATTCCCGTCGGGGTGGTGACCGCGCTCGTCGGAGGCCCGATCTTCCTCTATTTTCTCCTGGCGCAAAAAAGCCGGATGGTCTGATGGTCGAGGGACAACGATGCGGATGCCGGTTGCCAACGAGTGTGGGCGGGCGCAGGTGATGGAGGGCGCGGCGGTTGCCGTTGAGCGCGTCTCGTTCCGGTACGACCATGTTCCTCCTGACCGGCGCTGGACGGTGGAAGATGTTTCGTTCAGCATCGGGTTCGGCGAGGTCCTTGGCATTGTCGGCCCCAATGGATCAGGCAAGTCGTCGTTGCTCAAATTGATGGCCGGTCTGTTACGCCCCGCTTCCGGCGCCGTGTTCGTGGAAGGACGGGCGGTCGCTACACTGACCCCTTCCGACGTGGCCGGGATTCTTGCGGTCGTGCCGCAGGAACAGCCTCCGCTCTTTCCGTTCTCGGTCGCGGAGACCGTGTTGATGGGGCGATTCCCCCATCGGAAGAGGGGATGGTGGAACATGGGAGTGGGGGCGGAGACAGAAGCGGATCTTGTCGCCGTCCATCAGGCCATGGTGGAGACCGACGTGCTGGCATTGGCTGATCGGCTGCTCTCTGACCTTTCCGGCGGAGAGCGGCAGCGAGTCTTGATCGCCAGGGCCTTGGCCCAGGAACCGGACATTCTGTTGCTTGATGAACCGACCGCCTTTCTTGACCTGAGCCATCAAATCGACATGTGTTCGCTGGTACAGCGGCTGGCCAGGGAACGGCATCTTACGGTGGGGCTGGTCACGCATGACCTCAATGTGGCAAGCCTGCTTTGCGACCGGGTTGTGATGATGAGAGAGGGGACCGTTCGGGCGATCGGAACGCCGGCGGAGATCCTTCGGCAGGACATCCTGCACGATGTCTATGGGTGCGACGTGATGATCGATCGGCATCCGCAGACAGGGAGGCCGCGCGTCACCCTGCCGATACAGGCTCCACAAGATGAGCATCGCATAAGAGCCGGCACATGAAAGTGGGAACGATCGCGCTCCTGCACCTCGACATCGTTCCCGGCGCCGTCGCTCGTAATCAGGCGATGGTGGCGGAGGCCGTGACCAGGGCGGCTTCATCCGGCGCCAGGTGGATCGTGACGCCCGAACTGGTGTCATGCGGCCTTCAGTTTCCTCAGCTCCTGGGCACTGACTGGATCAGGCCACAGCCGGACGTTTGGATGACACGGTTTTGCCGACTGGTTCGGAAATTGGGCGTCACGGTCTTTTTCGCTGCTCCGGAACGGGAGGGGAACCGGCTCTATAATTCAGTGTTTGTGATCGGTCCCCGCGGTGACATCCTGGGCAAACATCAAAAGATCAATACCAAGAGCGATTCGCTGTCCTGGTCCAGCCCGGGGGACAGGGCACAACCGGTTCGATGTGATGGCATCACCGTCGGACTCTTGGTGTGCGCCGATGCTTTTACACCTGGTATCGCCGGGTCGTTGAAACGAAGCGGCGCGCAATTGCTCATCTCGCCCTCGTCGTGGGGACCGGGGCTTCATGGACCCAATGGCGAATGGGAGGATCGTTCAAGAGAAACCGGAGTGCCGCTGATCGTCTGTAACCGAACCGGGACGGACCGCACACTGGATTTTCGGAAAGCCCAGAGTCTGGTGGTGAAAAACGGAGAACGACTGCTGACCCATTCATCGGAACGATCGGCCGTTCTGACGCTCGATTGGGATTTCAGCGCCATGGCTCCGATGACAGCCGCTTTTCAGATGATGCCGTTGTCCAACTGAGGTGAAGCCGAAGGCCGGTGGGAAGGGTTCCATCCCCTCTTCCCGTCGGATCGTTGCAAAGGGATGTCGTCTCGTTTTCGGAAAGGGGAGTCGAACTGATCATCCGTCAGCGCCGGGGAAGATGGTGCAAAGCCATCACGGTGCCGCCACTGTAAGCGGGGAGCGACGCTGCACGATGCCACTGTGCGGGTTCACGCATGGGAAGGCGCAGGGGAGCGACGAGCCGCGAGTCAGGAGACCCGTCTGACGGACCAACTCAACCCTCTTCGAGCCAAAGGGAGGTTGCCATGATTCGTGTCCGTCCGTGCGTGTGGCGCGGTGTTCTCAGTGCATTGTTTGTCACGTCCGTCTCTGTTTCTTCGGCCCATGCTCAGGATCTGGCGATGGCGAGTCGGTCGGAGCCTCTGGAAGCTCCCGCTGTCGTCGTGAGCGCGACGAAAACGGAAGTTCCGGCCAGGCAAGTCACCAGCGCCGTCGAGGTGATCAGCGGCGAGGAATTGGAACAAAAGGGCATCAAAACCGTCATCGACGGATTGCGCCTGGCGCAGGGCGTCTTCGCCACGTCGAGCGGCGGCCCCGGCACCGAGGCCACGGTCAAAATGAGAGGGGCATTCGCGAGGCATACCTTGGTGCTGATCGACGGGGTGATCGTCAACAGTCCCACGACCGGAGCCTATGACTTCTCCAGCTTGACGGTGGACAATATCGATCGGATCGAGATTCTACGCGGCGCGCAAGGCATGTTGTACGGCTCGGACGCCATCGGCGGCGTGATCAACATCTATACGAAGAAAGGAATCGGTAAGCCGAACATCGGCGCCTTCTTCGAGTATGGCTCGTTTGCGACCTTTCGAGAAGGTGGACACCTGTCCGGAGCGAAGGGGCCCTTTGATTTTTCCCTGTCCGTCTCACGGTGGGACACCAGCAGTTTTTCAGCCATCAACTATCGGAGGGGCGCGTTCGAAAACGATGGGTTCCACAATACCCAGGTGTCGGCCAAGATCGGCACGGAGTTACCGACGGATGGCCGCCTCGAGTTCAACATGCGCTGGTATGATTCGCGGCTCAGTTTCGACGGATTTGCGGACAGCGGTGCCCCGGCCGATGTCTTCGGTGCGCGGTCAACGAACCGGAATCTGATCCTCAACGGCACCTGGCGCCAGCCGATTACGTCATGGTGGACCAGTCTGTTGACCTTGTCACAATCCAATCAACGATTAAAGAGTGAGAGCGGCAACGCCGGCTTCAATCTCAACACCAGACAGTTCATCACGGCCAGCCCGACGTCGTGCTTCCCGAATTTT
This sequence is a window from Candidatus Nitrospira inopinata. Protein-coding genes within it:
- a CDS encoding ABC transporter ATP-binding protein, which gives rise to MPVANECGRAQVMEGAAVAVERVSFRYDHVPPDRRWTVEDVSFSIGFGEVLGIVGPNGSGKSSLLKLMAGLLRPASGAVFVEGRAVATLTPSDVAGILAVVPQEQPPLFPFSVAETVLMGRFPHRKRGWWNMGVGAETEADLVAVHQAMVETDVLALADRLLSDLSGGERQRVLIARALAQEPDILLLDEPTAFLDLSHQIDMCSLVQRLARERHLTVGLVTHDLNVASLLCDRVVMMREGTVRAIGTPAEILRQDILHDVYGCDVMIDRHPQTGRPRVTLPIQAPQDEHRIRAGT
- a CDS encoding carbon-nitrogen hydrolase family protein, coding for MKVGTIALLHLDIVPGAVARNQAMVAEAVTRAASSGARWIVTPELVSCGLQFPQLLGTDWIRPQPDVWMTRFCRLVRKLGVTVFFAAPEREGNRLYNSVFVIGPRGDILGKHQKINTKSDSLSWSSPGDRAQPVRCDGITVGLLVCADAFTPGIAGSLKRSGAQLLISPSSWGPGLHGPNGEWEDRSRETGVPLIVCNRTGTDRTLDFRKAQSLVVKNGERLLTHSSERSAVLTLDWDFSAMAPMTAAFQMMPLSN
- a CDS encoding ABC transporter substrate-binding protein, which translates into the protein MKRRPQGILTGMPFMTHVSSRSFVDDAGRKFHLASSPRRLVSLAPSITEMLFAIGAGDLVVGVTPFCDFPPEAARKPKVGYGSPNVESLVALQPDLVLAPQEFVKPDLVATLDHLRIPIFFLAGRTVDGVLTQIQTLGRMVNREAEAAALVMELRQRITAVKQRVQGQPPVRVLYVLNSEPLITVGPGSFIDQLIGLAGGLNAAAKSIMPYPRLSIETVLLEDPEVLLFPVGPHAEIPDDQRRAWQRWTGLSAIKHQRLHPISGDLLNRPGPRIVEGLERLAEILHPPASAPSEPPEPRSSGGS
- a CDS encoding FecCD family ABC transporter permease, with protein sequence MTVQSQKAQASVSPRGLAEFEWLTAGAVVTVRRRRLVLAGMVVVAALVIIACTGWGATDLGGGEVLRAWWRLVTAGRLDETGGPVGVILFQVRLPRVLMGFLIGCALAAAGTTLQALLRNPLADPYVLGVSSGAALGITLATLLASTSILTQAPVVPVWGFAGGLIALVVIYRMAQCHGRLPIHGLLLAGVVLNAVLTALMMFITSIMEPVRSAGLIAWLMGSVTVREWGELLGIAAYVLIGTVWLWSYAPVLNLLTQGEETARSLGIDVERTKKRLYVVTALLVGAVVSVSGMIGFVGMVVPHVVRMAIGADHRLVLPAAALVGGMFLIVSDMVARTVLAPSEIPVGVVTALVGGPIFLYFLLAQKSRMV